A stretch of Rhodospirillales bacterium DNA encodes these proteins:
- the der gene encoding ribosome biogenesis GTPase Der, whose product MSSFTVAIVGRPNVGKSTLFNRLTGKRVAIVDPAPGVTRDRREGEGSIGPLTFQVVDTAGLEEAEPGTVAHRMRIQTDRALDEADLLLFVIDARAGVTPDDEHFARELRRTGTPIVLVANKAEARVADAGFYDAFSLGTGDPVPFSAEHGEGMGDLYQAVAPYAEAAEEESDAAAEGPLRLAIVGRPNVGKSTLVNHLLGEDRMITGPEPGLTRDAIAARWSFEGQAIELVDTAGMRRKARVREQVEKLSVSDSLNAIQFAHVVVVMLDAGQAFDKQDLAIADLVDREGRSIVVAINKWDLVKDQVAMRREFELRLGELLPQIRGVPLVTLSALNGRGTKRLMPAVVESYGHWNRRIGTADLNRWLEDAVSAHPPPVVRGGRVKLRYATQGKSRPPTFTVFGTRVSDLPDSYRRYLINRLRDDFDLPGTPLRLRFKAPKNPYAERS is encoded by the coding sequence ATGTCCTCCTTCACGGTCGCCATCGTCGGCCGGCCGAATGTCGGCAAGTCAACACTCTTCAACCGCCTGACTGGCAAACGTGTGGCCATTGTCGATCCCGCACCCGGCGTCACGCGTGATCGCCGCGAGGGCGAGGGTAGCATCGGCCCGCTGACCTTTCAGGTGGTCGACACCGCCGGTCTTGAGGAGGCCGAACCCGGCACGGTTGCCCACCGCATGCGCATTCAGACCGATCGCGCGCTCGATGAAGCCGATCTTCTTCTCTTCGTCATCGATGCCCGTGCTGGCGTGACACCCGACGACGAACACTTCGCCCGTGAATTGCGCCGCACCGGGACACCCATCGTCTTGGTCGCCAACAAGGCCGAGGCGCGCGTCGCCGACGCAGGCTTCTATGACGCATTTTCGCTCGGCACCGGCGATCCCGTTCCGTTCTCCGCCGAACACGGCGAGGGCATGGGCGATCTCTACCAGGCGGTCGCACCTTATGCGGAAGCGGCCGAGGAGGAGAGCGACGCCGCGGCCGAGGGACCGCTGCGGCTCGCGATCGTCGGCCGGCCGAATGTCGGCAAGTCGACGCTGGTCAATCATCTGCTGGGCGAGGACCGGATGATCACCGGCCCGGAACCGGGACTGACGCGCGATGCCATCGCCGCGCGCTGGTCGTTCGAGGGCCAGGCGATCGAGCTGGTCGATACGGCAGGCATGCGGCGCAAGGCCAGGGTGCGGGAACAGGTCGAAAAGCTCTCCGTCTCCGATAGCCTCAACGCCATCCAGTTCGCCCACGTCGTCGTGGTCATGCTCGACGCCGGTCAGGCCTTCGACAAACAGGATCTCGCCATTGCCGATCTGGTTGATCGTGAAGGCCGATCGATCGTCGTTGCGATCAACAAGTGGGATCTCGTCAAGGACCAGGTCGCCATGCGGCGCGAGTTCGAACTCAGACTGGGTGAACTGCTGCCCCAGATCCGTGGCGTGCCGCTCGTGACGCTCTCCGCACTGAACGGGCGCGGTACGAAGCGCTTGATGCCGGCCGTTGTGGAAAGCTATGGGCATTGGAACCGCCGCATCGGCACGGCCGATCTCAACCGCTGGCTCGAGGACGCCGTCTCGGCCCATCCGCCGCCTGTTGTTCGTGGCGGTCGCGTCAAACTGCGCTACGCCACACAGGGCAAGTCGCGCCCGCCGACCTTCACCGTCTTCGGGACGCGGGTGTCCGATCTGCCGGACTCCTATCGCCGCTATCTGATCAATCGCCTGCGCGACGACTTCGACCTGCCGGGAACCCCGCTCCGGCTGCGCTTCAAGGCCCCGAAAAACCCCTACGCCGAACGGTCCTGA
- a CDS encoding SDR family NAD(P)-dependent oxidoreductase has product MSEARLEGRIALVTGASRGIGAAVARAYGREGVQLVLVARTVGGLEEVDDDVRQAGGKPSVLVPLDLTDFDGIDRMGAALYERFGHLDIMVANAAVLSTLTPTHHIVPEIWQQAFDINVTANARLIRSMDPLLRRSDAGRAIFVTSGAAQSLRPYWTTYAATKAALEALVTCWSRELGKTDIKANLLDPGILRTAMRARAFPGEDPETLPLPETIAEAFIRMALPDWTENGARIDAETLC; this is encoded by the coding sequence ATGTCTGAAGCTCGTCTCGAAGGCCGTATCGCACTCGTCACGGGCGCATCGCGCGGCATCGGTGCGGCGGTGGCGCGGGCCTATGGTCGGGAAGGTGTGCAGCTTGTGCTGGTGGCGCGCACGGTCGGCGGCCTCGAAGAGGTCGATGACGACGTACGCCAGGCGGGCGGCAAACCGTCGGTGCTAGTACCGCTCGACCTGACGGACTTCGACGGCATCGACCGCATGGGTGCTGCGCTCTACGAGCGCTTCGGACATCTCGACATCATGGTGGCCAACGCCGCAGTGCTGAGTACGCTGACACCAACCCATCACATCGTTCCCGAAATCTGGCAGCAGGCCTTCGACATCAACGTCACGGCGAACGCGCGGCTGATCCGCAGCATGGACCCGCTGCTGCGCCGGTCCGACGCCGGCCGCGCGATCTTCGTCACCTCGGGTGCAGCACAGTCGCTGCGCCCCTACTGGACGACCTATGCCGCGACAAAGGCTGCGTTGGAGGCGCTCGTCACCTGCTGGTCGCGCGAGCTCGGCAAGACCGATATCAAGGCCAACCTGCTCGATCCCGGCATCCTGCGGACCGCCATGCGTGCCCGGGCCTTCCCGGGCGAAGACCCGGAAACGCTTCCCCTGCCCGAGACCATTGCCGAAGCCTTCATCAGAATGGCGCTCCCGGACTGGACCGAGAACGGGGCGCGGATCGACGCCGAGACACTCTGCTGA
- a CDS encoding amidophosphoribosyltransferase encodes MFSRPFDDDRLHEECGVFGIFGTEDAAAHTVLGLHALQHRGQESAGIVAFDSTKFHVHRDLGLVSDVFASDAIMDRLKGHAAIGHNRYATTGDTVLRNVQPIFVETDMGGLALAHNGNLTNAHTVRQDLVKCGAIFQSTSDTEIIVHLVALSDMDDMAGRLINALKQVVGAYSLVALTDTAMIGVRDALGVRPLVLGQLDGAYVLTSETCALDIMGATFVRDIEPGELVIIDHGGLRSFKPFKAEAQRFCVFEYIYFARPDSLVDGRNAYEVRKRMGAELARENGVAADVVVPVPDSGVPAALGYAEEANLLFTLGIIRNHYVGRTFIQPTQNIRHLGVKLKHNANRAELEGKRVILLDDSIVRGTTSTKIVAMVRDAGATEVHMRIASPPNTHSCFYGVDTPSREELLASRMNIDEMADFIGVDTLAYLTVDGLYRATGKPEGRVKEKPHYCDACLTGEYPVPLVDRDGGIEAQQLSLLDDPNC; translated from the coding sequence CTGTTTAGCCGCCCCTTCGACGATGACCGTCTGCACGAAGAGTGCGGCGTGTTCGGCATTTTCGGCACGGAAGATGCCGCCGCCCACACCGTGCTCGGTCTTCATGCCCTGCAGCACCGCGGCCAGGAATCGGCCGGCATCGTCGCCTTCGACAGCACGAAATTTCACGTTCACCGAGACCTCGGACTGGTTTCCGACGTCTTCGCCAGCGATGCGATCATGGATCGTCTCAAGGGCCATGCCGCGATCGGGCACAACCGCTACGCCACCACCGGCGACACCGTTTTGCGCAACGTGCAGCCCATCTTCGTCGAGACTGACATGGGCGGGCTGGCGTTGGCGCACAACGGCAACCTGACCAACGCCCATACCGTGCGTCAGGATCTGGTAAAGTGCGGTGCGATCTTCCAGTCGACCTCGGACACCGAGATCATCGTGCATCTCGTCGCGCTCAGCGACATGGACGACATGGCCGGCCGCCTGATCAATGCGCTCAAACAGGTCGTCGGCGCCTACTCGCTGGTTGCCCTGACCGACACCGCGATGATTGGTGTTCGTGATGCCCTCGGGGTCAGGCCTCTGGTGCTCGGCCAGCTTGACGGTGCCTATGTCCTGACGTCCGAGACCTGCGCGCTCGACATCATGGGTGCGACCTTCGTGCGCGATATCGAACCGGGCGAACTGGTTATCATCGACCATGGCGGGCTTCGTTCGTTCAAGCCCTTCAAGGCCGAGGCACAACGTTTCTGCGTCTTCGAGTACATTTACTTCGCCCGCCCCGACAGCCTGGTCGACGGCCGCAACGCCTATGAGGTTCGCAAACGGATGGGCGCGGAGCTTGCGCGCGAGAACGGCGTGGCCGCCGATGTCGTCGTACCCGTGCCCGATTCCGGCGTGCCGGCCGCGCTGGGTTATGCCGAGGAAGCCAACCTGCTCTTCACTCTCGGGATCATCCGAAACCACTATGTCGGCCGCACCTTCATTCAGCCGACCCAGAACATCCGGCACCTGGGTGTAAAGCTGAAGCACAACGCCAATCGCGCCGAGCTGGAAGGCAAGCGGGTGATCCTGCTGGATGACTCCATCGTGCGCGGCACAACCTCGACCAAGATCGTCGCCATGGTACGCGATGCCGGTGCGACCGAGGTCCACATGCGGATCGCGAGCCCACCCAACACACACTCCTGCTTCTACGGGGTCGACACCCCGTCCCGCGAGGAACTGCTCGCTTCGCGCATGAACATCGACGAGATGGCCGATTTCATCGGTGTCGACACGCTGGCCTATCTGACGGTGGACGGTCTCTATCGGGCCACCGGCAAGCCGGAAGGCCGAGTGAAGGAAAAGCCGCATTACTGCGACGCCTGCCTGACGGGCGAGTATCCGGTCCCGCTGGTCGATCGCGACGGCGGCATCGAAGCCCAACAGCTGTCCCTGCTGGACGATCCCAACTGTTGA
- a CDS encoding CvpA family protein, translating to MNDLPLSIADLVALGIIFLSGFLAYFRGALREFFFLATWGGAVAATVYLYSYTLPFVTEWVGGDPLISALANAAGLFVLALTAMTLISMVVVKRTEDSKLNVLDRSLGFVFGLVRGVLIVCLIYLLYTLMAPIEEHPQWLQEAKLTPAVAEGAEVMLALVPEDWGLHGNRVAQQLKDTSSTLDELGVDYNDLIDPQPGAGETGNPPEDGYNEGDRSALDEMIGAEE from the coding sequence ATGAACGATCTGCCACTCTCTATCGCCGACTTGGTGGCCTTGGGAATCATCTTCCTTTCGGGATTCCTGGCCTATTTCCGTGGTGCGTTGCGTGAGTTCTTCTTCCTTGCGACCTGGGGCGGCGCGGTCGCGGCAACCGTTTACCTCTACAGCTACACCCTGCCCTTTGTGACCGAATGGGTCGGCGGCGACCCGCTGATTTCGGCGCTGGCCAATGCGGCGGGCCTCTTCGTCCTGGCGCTGACGGCCATGACGCTGATCTCGATGGTCGTCGTGAAGCGGACCGAAGACTCCAAGCTCAACGTGCTCGACCGCTCGCTCGGCTTTGTCTTCGGGCTGGTGCGCGGTGTGTTGATCGTCTGCCTGATCTACCTGCTCTACACGCTCATGGCACCGATTGAGGAGCACCCGCAGTGGCTGCAGGAAGCCAAGCTGACACCGGCCGTTGCCGAAGGCGCCGAGGTCATGCTGGCGCTCGTTCCCGAGGACTGGGGCCTGCACGGCAACCGGGTCGCCCAGCAACTGAAGGACACGTCATCGACGCTCGACGAGCTCGGCGTCGACTACAACGACCTTATCGATCCCCAGCCGGGCGCGGGCGAAACTGGCAATCCACCGGAAGACGGGTATAATGAGGGTGACCGTTCCGCGCTCGACGAGATGATCGGAGCCGAAGAGTGA
- the radA gene encoding DNA repair protein RadA gives MTATASRFICQSCGTEHRKWVGRCEGCGAWNTVVEEAVDKSAPGGLKGKYKGRRLTFESLAGASEPPPRMTSGIAELDRVFGGGLVPGSALLLGGDPGIGKSTIALQAAANLSRAGARCIYLSGEEAIDQVRLRARRLGLESAPLGLAAATNVRDIVTSLSEDRADLVVVDSIQTMYLDNLDSAPGTVGQVRGAGQELIRHAKETGTILLLIGHVTKEGQIAGPKVLEHMVDTVLYFEGERGHQFRILRAVKNRFGPTDEIGVFEMTDHGLDEVPNPSALFLDRRDEDVAGTVVFAGIEGSRPMLMEIQALVAPSALGTPRRAVVGWDSGRLAMVLAVLNTSCGLAMGAHDVYLNVAGGFSIREPAADLAVAAALISSMAAKPLPHDGIVFGEVGLAGEIRPVSQSEVRLSEAAKLGFTKAVMPDRKGKATVGSSLQTRAIGELVSLVDLIYGNSGCR, from the coding sequence ATGACGGCAACGGCGTCACGCTTCATCTGCCAGTCCTGCGGCACCGAACACAGGAAGTGGGTCGGTCGCTGCGAGGGCTGCGGAGCGTGGAACACGGTCGTCGAGGAAGCCGTCGATAAGAGCGCTCCCGGCGGGCTCAAGGGCAAATATAAGGGGCGCCGCCTGACCTTCGAAAGCCTGGCGGGCGCTTCGGAGCCGCCGCCCCGGATGACCAGCGGCATCGCCGAGCTCGACCGGGTCTTCGGCGGGGGCCTCGTCCCCGGCTCCGCGTTGCTGTTGGGCGGCGATCCCGGTATCGGCAAGTCGACCATCGCGCTGCAGGCGGCGGCCAATCTGAGCCGCGCCGGGGCGCGCTGCATCTATCTCTCCGGTGAGGAAGCGATCGATCAGGTCCGGCTGCGCGCCCGCAGGCTGGGCCTCGAGAGTGCACCGCTGGGGCTGGCCGCCGCGACGAACGTGCGCGACATCGTGACGAGCCTCTCGGAAGACCGCGCCGATCTGGTGGTCGTCGACTCGATCCAGACGATGTACCTCGACAACCTGGATTCGGCACCCGGAACGGTTGGCCAAGTGCGCGGTGCGGGCCAGGAGCTGATCCGCCACGCCAAGGAAACCGGGACGATCCTGCTGCTCATCGGTCATGTCACCAAGGAAGGCCAGATCGCGGGGCCCAAGGTGTTGGAGCACATGGTCGACACCGTCCTCTACTTCGAGGGCGAGCGCGGCCATCAGTTCCGGATTCTGCGTGCGGTGAAGAACCGCTTCGGGCCGACCGACGAGATCGGCGTCTTCGAGATGACCGATCACGGTCTCGACGAGGTTCCCAACCCCTCCGCACTGTTTCTGGATCGACGCGACGAGGATGTCGCCGGCACCGTGGTGTTCGCCGGGATCGAGGGCAGTCGGCCGATGCTGATGGAGATTCAGGCGCTGGTGGCGCCCTCGGCGCTCGGCACACCGCGCCGAGCCGTGGTCGGCTGGGATTCCGGCCGCCTCGCCATGGTGCTCGCGGTGCTCAATACCAGCTGCGGCCTTGCGATGGGCGCTCACGATGTCTATCTCAACGTCGCTGGCGGCTTCAGCATTCGTGAGCCGGCGGCAGACTTGGCGGTGGCAGCGGCGCTGATCTCCTCGATGGCAGCGAAGCCCCTGCCCCACGATGGAATTGTCTTCGGCGAAGTCGGGCTGGCGGGCGAGATTCGGCCGGTAAGCCAGTCCGAGGTGCGCCTGAGCGAAGCCGCCAAACTCGGCTTCACCAAGGCCGTGATGCCAGACCGAAAGGGCAAGGCCACCGTCGGAAGCAGTTTGCAGACACGTGCCATAGGGGAACTGGTCTCCCTCGTGGACTTGATCTACGGCAACAGCGGGTGCCGATGA
- a CDS encoding ATP-binding cassette domain-containing protein: MTGTIAKIHVRGLKKSFGRKTVLDGVDFDVAEGESLVVIGGSGTGKSVTIKCILGLIQPDEGTILIDGQNAVGLRGRERDALMSKFGMLFQGGAHFDSLSVWENVAFRLLQERGHTRREAREGAIENLGMVGLGEDIANLHPAELSGGMMKRVALARAIAARPEIIFFDEPTTGLDPITGDVINELIVSVREKLGVSTVSITHDMASVRKIADRVAMLHGGELVWTGPVSEIDTSGNAFVDQFINGRAEGPIAMNVRRP; the protein is encoded by the coding sequence ATGACCGGAACGATCGCCAAGATCCATGTGCGCGGCCTGAAGAAGAGCTTCGGGCGCAAGACCGTGTTGGACGGCGTCGACTTCGACGTCGCCGAGGGCGAATCGCTTGTCGTCATCGGCGGCTCCGGCACCGGAAAGTCGGTCACCATCAAGTGTATCCTGGGCCTGATCCAGCCCGACGAGGGCACGATTCTGATCGACGGTCAGAACGCTGTCGGCCTGCGCGGCCGCGAGCGCGATGCGCTGATGTCGAAGTTCGGCATGCTGTTCCAGGGCGGCGCGCACTTCGACAGCCTCTCGGTCTGGGAGAACGTCGCCTTCCGCCTGCTTCAGGAACGCGGGCACACCCGGCGCGAGGCGCGCGAGGGTGCGATCGAGAACCTCGGCATGGTCGGGCTGGGCGAGGACATCGCCAACCTGCATCCTGCCGAGCTCTCCGGCGGCATGATGAAACGTGTCGCTCTGGCCCGCGCCATCGCGGCCCGGCCCGAGATCATCTTCTTCGACGAACCGACCACCGGGCTCGACCCGATCACCGGGGACGTGATCAACGAACTGATCGTCTCGGTGCGCGAGAAGCTGGGCGTCTCCACGGTCTCGATCACTCATGACATGGCGAGCGTGCGCAAGATCGCCGACCGGGTCGCCATGCTGCACGGCGGTGAGCTCGTCTGGACCGGTCCGGTGAGCGAGATTGACACCAGCGGCAACGCCTTCGTCGACCAGTTCATCAACGGCCGCGCCGAAGGCCCCATCGCCATGAACGTCCGACGGCCGTGA
- a CDS encoding ABC transporter permease, whose amino-acid sequence MNPLAAIGRTFLAFLAAAGRVALFAAQGVIHCVLPPWYPRLVLRQMMEIGYYSLPVVGLTAVFTGMVLALQSYTGFSRFEAESAIAGIVVLSVTRELGPVLAGLMVAGRVGAAIAAEIGTMRVTEQIDALTTLSTNPFKYLVAPRVLAATMTLPVLVLVADVIGVMGGYVISIHKLGFNPTTYLANTFDILEPMDVISGLVKAAVFGFLIALMGCYHGYHSRRGAQGVGQATTYAVVSGSILILTFNYVVTEIFFAQ is encoded by the coding sequence GTGAACCCTCTGGCGGCCATCGGACGAACCTTCCTGGCGTTTCTTGCGGCAGCGGGACGGGTCGCGCTGTTCGCTGCGCAAGGGGTCATCCACTGTGTTCTGCCGCCCTGGTACCCGCGCCTTGTCCTGCGCCAGATGATGGAGATCGGCTACTACTCTCTGCCGGTCGTCGGCCTGACAGCGGTCTTCACCGGCATGGTGCTGGCACTGCAGAGCTACACCGGGTTTTCCCGCTTCGAGGCCGAAAGTGCGATCGCCGGGATCGTGGTTCTGTCGGTCACGCGCGAGCTCGGGCCCGTGCTGGCCGGCCTGATGGTGGCGGGCCGAGTCGGCGCGGCGATCGCCGCCGAGATCGGCACCATGCGTGTGACCGAGCAGATCGACGCTCTGACCACGCTGTCGACCAATCCCTTCAAGTATCTCGTCGCACCCCGCGTCCTGGCTGCCACGATGACCCTGCCGGTGCTGGTGCTGGTGGCCGACGTCATCGGCGTGATGGGCGGCTATGTGATCTCGATCCACAAGCTGGGTTTCAATCCGACCACTTATCTCGCCAACACCTTCGACATCCTCGAGCCGATGGACGTGATCTCGGGCCTTGTGAAGGCCGCCGTCTTCGGCTTCCTGATCGCGCTGATGGGCTGTTATCACGGCTATCATTCGCGCCGGGGTGCCCAAGGCGTCGGCCAGGCGACGACATACGCCGTGGTCTCGGGCTCAATCCTCATCCTGACGTTCAACTACGTCGTCACCGAGATCTTCTTCGCACAATGA
- the alr gene encoding alanine racemase, with the protein MQPRPSTRTWRTGIPPATAPIERAATRLTIDLDALVSNWRDLKARASGADCAGIVKANGYGLGVDRVAPALWSAGCRRFFTANPDGALTVKRLLPEAEVHVLNGLLGTPEEYVDQGLTPVLNDLGQIERWSALGSTLERRLPAVIHTDTGMSRLGLPHAEIHRLAERPELLAPLDVKYLMSHLASVENSAGNQNTEQLTAFNHYRCLLPDMPASFANSSGVFLGPDYHYDLVRPGYAVYGGNPTPDAMNPMAPVVRLSAQIIQVRDAEPGQTVGYGATHTVDRPTRVATIPLGYADGYLRTLSSCATARIGDTEVPVIGRVSMDLVTLDIGALGEEKAHVGTWVDLIWGGEMLDDLAMRAGTIGYELLTALGGRYARIYVGEGAA; encoded by the coding sequence ATGCAGCCACGACCAAGTACACGGACCTGGAGAACCGGTATTCCCCCAGCGACGGCCCCTATTGAGCGCGCCGCTACCCGCCTGACGATTGATCTCGACGCCCTGGTTTCGAACTGGCGCGACCTGAAGGCCCGCGCGTCGGGCGCCGACTGTGCCGGCATCGTGAAAGCCAACGGCTATGGATTGGGCGTGGATCGCGTCGCGCCTGCTTTATGGAGCGCGGGCTGCCGGCGTTTCTTCACGGCCAATCCGGACGGTGCTCTGACCGTGAAGCGGCTGCTGCCCGAGGCCGAGGTGCATGTTCTCAACGGCCTGCTTGGCACGCCCGAAGAGTACGTAGATCAGGGCCTGACGCCTGTGCTCAACGATCTCGGACAGATCGAACGCTGGTCGGCCCTGGGATCGACGCTTGAGCGCCGACTCCCGGCCGTGATCCACACCGACACGGGCATGAGCCGACTGGGCCTGCCGCATGCCGAAATCCATCGCCTGGCCGAACGGCCGGAGCTCTTGGCACCACTCGACGTCAAGTACCTGATGTCTCATCTAGCGAGCGTCGAGAACAGCGCCGGCAATCAGAACACCGAACAGCTCACCGCCTTCAATCACTACCGGTGCCTGCTCCCTGACATGCCGGCAAGCTTCGCGAATTCGTCCGGTGTGTTCCTTGGTCCGGACTATCACTATGACCTCGTCCGGCCCGGATACGCCGTCTATGGCGGCAACCCGACGCCCGACGCAATGAACCCGATGGCGCCGGTGGTGCGGCTCTCCGCCCAGATAATCCAGGTGCGCGATGCGGAGCCGGGCCAGACGGTCGGCTACGGCGCGACCCACACGGTCGATCGGCCGACCCGCGTGGCGACGATCCCACTGGGTTATGCCGACGGTTACCTCCGAACCCTCAGTTCGTGCGCGACCGCGCGGATCGGCGACACCGAGGTCCCGGTGATCGGGCGGGTCTCGATGGACCTCGTAACGCTGGACATCGGCGCGCTTGGCGAGGAAAAGGCGCACGTGGGAACCTGGGTTGACCTGATCTGGGGGGGCGAGATGCTGGACGACTTGGCGATGCGGGCTGGCACGATCGGATATGAGCTGCTGACCGCCCTGGGCGGCCGCTACGCGCGCATCTATGTCGGAGAGGGCGCCGCGTGA
- a CDS encoding replicative DNA helicase, whose amino-acid sequence MVHADITGLPTDDTPEYRSMPHNEEAEQALLGAMLVNNDVLNRIEDFLQPEHFFIPVHGRIYEAIQCIVEKAQIANPITLKAYFENDDALSEMGGAGYLARLASSAATIINAAEYARQIHESHVRRQLIGIGEDMVNDAFEHTVDQSAEEQIEHAEKQLFELAETGQNDSDFRDFRDIAIDTLQTMEAAFRKDMGMAGVATGLRDLDDQLGGMHKSDLIILAARPAMGKTSIVTNIAFDAAKRYHTEVDDSGTARVVDGAVVGIFSLEMSSEQLVARVLSEASGIPSDMLRRGDINARDFEAIVKASQELSRIPLYIDDTAAITIQSLRTRARRLKRRHGLSLVIIDYLQLVRPSGRSSGENRVQEVSEVTQGLKALAKELDVPVIACSQLSRAVEQREDKRPLLSDLRESGSIEQDADIVMFLYREEYYLQRQQPQPKADENEESGKYRERLENWEQRMDNVRGITEVIVAKNRHGATGDVKLHFNAATTKYTDLENRYSPSDGPY is encoded by the coding sequence ATGGTACACGCCGACATCACCGGACTCCCTACCGACGACACGCCTGAGTACCGGTCGATGCCGCACAACGAGGAGGCGGAACAGGCGCTGCTCGGCGCGATGCTGGTCAACAACGACGTGCTCAACCGGATCGAGGATTTCCTCCAGCCCGAGCATTTCTTCATTCCCGTTCATGGCCGCATCTACGAGGCGATCCAGTGCATCGTCGAGAAGGCCCAGATCGCCAATCCGATCACCCTGAAGGCCTACTTCGAGAACGACGACGCGCTGAGCGAGATGGGCGGTGCGGGCTATCTGGCGCGTCTAGCCTCCAGTGCGGCGACCATCATCAACGCCGCCGAGTACGCTCGGCAGATTCACGAAAGCCACGTCCGTCGCCAGCTCATCGGAATCGGTGAGGACATGGTAAACGACGCCTTCGAGCACACGGTCGACCAGAGCGCCGAAGAGCAGATCGAACACGCTGAAAAGCAGCTCTTCGAGCTCGCCGAGACTGGCCAGAACGACAGTGACTTCCGCGACTTCCGCGATATCGCCATCGACACGCTGCAGACCATGGAGGCCGCCTTCCGCAAGGATATGGGCATGGCCGGCGTGGCAACCGGCCTGCGCGATCTCGATGATCAGCTGGGCGGCATGCACAAGTCCGACCTGATCATCCTCGCCGCGCGGCCCGCCATGGGCAAAACCTCGATCGTGACCAACATCGCCTTCGATGCGGCCAAGCGCTACCACACCGAGGTCGACGATTCAGGCACGGCCCGGGTGGTCGACGGCGCGGTCGTGGGCATCTTCTCGCTTGAGATGTCGTCCGAGCAACTCGTTGCACGCGTGCTGTCCGAGGCTTCGGGCATCCCGTCCGACATGCTGCGACGCGGTGATATCAACGCGCGTGACTTCGAGGCCATCGTCAAGGCAAGCCAGGAACTCTCACGTATCCCGCTCTATATCGACGACACGGCGGCGATCACGATCCAGAGCCTCAGGACACGCGCGCGCCGATTGAAGCGCCGTCACGGTCTGTCGCTCGTCATCATCGACTACCTGCAGCTTGTCCGGCCGAGCGGCCGTTCCAGCGGCGAGAACCGCGTGCAGGAGGTCTCGGAGGTGACCCAGGGCCTCAAGGCGCTGGCCAAGGAGCTCGACGTTCCGGTGATCGCCTGTTCCCAGCTCAGCCGTGCTGTCGAGCAGCGCGAGGACAAACGCCCCCTGCTCTCCGATCTGCGTGAATCGGGCTCGATCGAGCAGGACGCCGACATCGTCATGTTCCTCTATCGAGAAGAGTACTATCTCCAGCGCCAGCAGCCCCAGCCCAAGGCCGACGAAAACGAAGAAAGCGGCAAGTACCGCGAGCGGCTTGAAAACTGGGAGCAGAGGATGGACAACGTCCGCGGCATCACCGAAGTGATCGTCGCCAAGAACCGCCATGGTGCAACCGGCGACGTGAAGCTCCACTTCAATGCAGCCACGACCAAGTACACGGACCTGGAGAACCGGTATTCCCCCAGCGACGGCCCCTATTGA
- a CDS encoding alpha/beta fold hydrolase — protein sequence MLIGDTRVRIDGQGPDVVLVHGVGCDLHMWDDLFPALAERYRIIRYDTLGHGATPMPSTDITLRDYADQLESVRSGLGLERFALIGFSMGVPISQLFAIEYNTDLAGLVLMSGVYDREPDQLQAILDRIRLARKEGTDALMKAALKRWLSPAFREARPDAEARIRKRFSDNDPESFLTAYRIFAEADPWVVGKIGAIACPTLTSTGENDPGSHPGMSRAMAAEIPGARFEMMPDLYHMPMVERPDVVIDLLLRFLDGLPQDEDRWS from the coding sequence ATGTTGATCGGCGACACCAGAGTCCGGATCGACGGTCAGGGACCGGATGTCGTTCTGGTCCATGGCGTTGGCTGTGACCTCCACATGTGGGACGATCTCTTTCCAGCCCTCGCCGAACGCTATCGCATCATCCGCTACGACACGCTCGGCCACGGCGCGACGCCAATGCCCTCGACCGATATCACCCTGCGCGACTATGCCGATCAGCTGGAGTCCGTAAGGTCCGGGCTTGGCCTAGAACGGTTTGCACTCATCGGGTTCTCGATGGGCGTGCCGATTTCGCAGCTCTTCGCGATCGAATACAATACGGATCTCGCGGGTCTCGTCCTGATGAGCGGCGTCTATGACCGTGAGCCCGATCAGCTCCAGGCGATCCTGGACCGCATCCGACTGGCGCGCAAGGAGGGCACGGACGCCCTGATGAAAGCTGCCCTGAAGCGCTGGCTCTCGCCGGCGTTTCGCGAGGCCCGGCCGGACGCCGAGGCCCGGATCAGAAAGCGCTTCTCGGACAACGACCCCGAGAGCTTCCTGACCGCCTACAGGATCTTCGCCGAGGCCGACCCGTGGGTCGTCGGCAAGATCGGTGCCATCGCCTGCCCGACGCTGACGAGCACCGGCGAGAACGATCCCGGCTCCCATCCCGGCATGAGCCGGGCCATGGCCGCCGAGATTCCCGGCGCGCGCTTCGAGATGATGCCCGACCTCTACCACATGCCCATGGTCGAACGGCCCGATGTGGTCATCGACCTTCTCTTGCGCTTCCTCGACGGGCTGCCGCAGGACGAAGACCGCTGGTCATAG